The Triticum aestivum cultivar Chinese Spring chromosome 7B, IWGSC CS RefSeq v2.1, whole genome shotgun sequence genome window below encodes:
- the LOC123162520 gene encoding uncharacterized protein, translating to MRVKKNVPKIDRKRDYDMKLCKLLNEYSSVLIVEADHVGSTQLAAVRRGIRGESELLMGKNTLIRRCIKVHAEATGNDKIKAIIPLLEGNVGLIFTKADLKKVREEVAKYKVGAPARVGLVAPIDVVVPPGNTGLDPSQTSFFQVLKIPTKINKGTVEILAPVDLIKKGDKVGSSEAALLAKLGIRPFSYGLVITNIYENGLVFSPEVLDLTDEDLTKKFSSGICMVASLSLALSYPTMAAAAHMFVNGYKNVLAIATETNYSYPHADQIKEYLKDNAETCAEPGATKTGLSELPLDVIEKLLNHISCRGDWARLRCANKFWKAKVDGAKRPMQLPSLILPSTTKPTYYSTDGQAVHRLRLPDSVRRAKRITGAHEGDWILLADDTKTPVNKIEADEKEAILHRNQIYNLSTGRVIPLPQQMSSHGGRVDVEVRVGAIAGCLGSPNGFVVVAIVRPLDSPFERAAYCNQSMELWDDCEYIGGHRMEDAMGNYVPLDDELLDVVHRDGSFYLLTNDEEVVKLVFDRNQIVQPVSGLGVMLRDDLPANRFLVEQGQQIWRYLVPVQTGLLMVIRYIVGRRTERIRVFKLEDKDDQLRWIEQDDLPGHKVFIGHGCSRCYEVGDEVLSIYFYDDREELRMPQYYFRDDSGIATSLEIFPWPVIMGKSQIESVFMGESQIESVFMGDSQIESVSECSPPAWWLHKCPRA from the exons ATGCGGGTCAAGAAAAATGTCCCCAAGATCGACAGGAAGCGAGACTACGACATGAAGCTTTGCAAGTTGCTGAATGAGTACTCCAGTGTGCTCATAGTGGAGGCAGACCACGTCGGCTCCACCCAGCTCGCGGCCGTCCGCAGGGGCATCCGCGGCGAGTCGGAGCTGCTCATGGGGAAGAACACCCTCATCCGCCGCTGCATCAAGGTGCACGCCGAGGCGACGGGCaacgacaagatcaaggctatcataCCGCTACTCGAA GGAAACGTCGGTCTCATCTTCACCAAGGCTGACCTCAAGAAGGTTCGCGAGGAGGTCGCCAAGTACAAG GTTGGGGCCCCTGCTCGTGTTGGGCTGGTTGCTCCTATTGATGTGGTGGTTCCCCCTGGCAACACTGGTCTGGATCCCTCCCAAACTTCTTTCTTCCAG GTGCTTAAAATCCCCACCAAGATCAATAAGGGCACTGTTGAAATCCTGGCCCCGGTGGACCTCATCAAGAAGGGTGACAAGGTGGGCTCGTCCGAGGCTGCCCTGCTTGCCAAGCTCGGTATCCGCCCATTCTCCTATGGGCTTGTGATCACAAATATTTATGAAAATGGGTTAGTCTTCAGCCCTGAGGTTCTTGACCTCACAGACGAAGACCTGACTAAGAAGTTCTCTTCTGGTATTTGTATGGTTGCGTCACTGTCTTTGGCACTCTCGTACCCAACCATGGCTGCTGCAGCTCATATGTTTGTCAATGGGTACAAAAACGTGCTTGCTATTGCTACTGAGACAAATTACTCCTACCCTCATGCTGATCAGATCAAGGAGTACCTCAAG GATAATGCAGAAACATGTGCTGAACCCGGTGCCACAAAGACAGGACTATCAGAGTTGCCGTTGGATGTGATAGAGAAGCTGCTGAATCATATTTCTTGCCGTGGTGATTGGGCTCGCCTTCGTTGTGCGAACAAGTTTTGGAAGGCAAAGGTAGATGGTGCAAAAAGGCCCATGCAGCTGCCATCGCTTATATTGCCATCAACCACGAAACCTACCTATTACAGCACTGATGGACAAGCCGTACATCGACTTCGCCTCCCGGACAGTGTCAGGAGAGCTAAACGAATCACTGGAGCACATGAAGGCGATTGGATTCTTCTGGCTGATGACACTAAAACCCCAGTAAACAAGATTGAGGCTGATGAAAAAGAAGCTATACTACACAGGAACCAGATCTACAACTTGAGCACTGGACGCGTTATCCCTCTTCCGCAGCAAATGTCTTCTCATGGGGGAAGAGTTGATGTTGAAGTGAGGGTAGGTGCTATAGCTGGCTGCCTAGGTTCTCCCAATGGGTTTGTGGTGGTTGCTATTGTGCGTCCCTTAGATAGCCCATTTGAGCGTGCAGCTTATTGTAACCAGTCGATGGAACTGTGGGACGATTGCGAGTATATCGGAGGTCACAGGATGGAAGATGCAATGGGGAACTACGTGCCACTTGATGATGAGCTGCTGGATGTAGTCCACAGGGATGGCTCTTTTTATCTCTTGACCAACGATGAAGAAGTTGTGAAGCTGGTCTTTGATCGCAATCAGATTGTGCAGCCAGTGTCAGGACTTGGAGTTATGTTGCGGGATGACTTACCAGCAAACAGATTTTTGGTGGAACAAGGCCAACAAATATGGCGGTACCTTGTTCCAGTGCAAACAGGGCTCCTGATGGTAATCAGATACATTGTGGGTCGTCGGACTGAGAGAATAAGAGTGTTCAAGCTCGAAGACAAGGATGACCAGCTCCGCTGGATTGAGCAAGATGATTTACCTGGTCACAAAGTATTCATCGGTCATGGGTGCTCAAGATGTTATGAAGTTGGTGATGAAGTTCTTAGCATCTACTTCTATGATGACAGAGAGGAGCTGAGGATGCCTCAGTACTATTTCAGAGATGATTCAGGGATTGCAACAAGTTTGGAGATTTTTCCGTGGCCAGTTATCATGGGGAAGTCACAAATTGAGAGTGTCTTCATGGGGGAATCACAAATTGAGAGTGTCTTCATGGGGGACTCACAAATTGAGAGTGTCTCCGAATGCTCTCCACCCGCTTGGTGGCTGCACAAGTGTCCTAGAGCGTGA